The Miscanthus floridulus cultivar M001 chromosome 17, ASM1932011v1, whole genome shotgun sequence genome has a window encoding:
- the LOC136515440 gene encoding E3 ubiquitin-protein ligase SINA-like 11, which produces MASSSSPAPRLTVADEDVLECGVCFLPLKPPFFQCARGPCAVLAVRRQAQGCRQVPHVRRRHARRLPTLPRHGARGALRPQPYGCEARPVYHALQEHVLACAHAPCHCPASEAACGFKGSIPALLDHIVSAHGWPCTTARYGAPSSNVHLSDGFNFFVSYDDVVDEHGRRYLYLFNVVRHAFCRAVSVIRICPRIRAAKGVKLVLSYHLVNEQLFSHEQKIEFKVACSDLSDGLPDPHKSYQLTVSNYVLRDDDDNMILPSS; this is translated from the exons atggcgtcgtcgtcgtcgccggcccCTCGTCTGACGGTGGCGGACGAGGATGTCCTCGAGTGCGGTGTCTGCTTCCTCCCGCTGAAGCCACCCTTCTTCCAG TGCGCCCGGGGGCCATGTGCTGTGCTCGCCGTGCGCCGACAAGCTCAGGGATGCCGGCAAGTGCCACATGTGCGGCGTCGCCATGCCCGGCGGCTACCAACGCTGCCACGACATGGAGCGCGTGGTGCACTCCGTCCGCAGCCCTACGGCTGCGAGGCCAGGCCTGTGTACCACGCCCTCCAGGAGCATGTCCTGGCGTGCGCGCACGCGCCGTGCCACTGTCCTGCCAGCGAGGCGGCGTGCGGCTTCAAGGGCTCCATACCTGCGCTCCTGGACCACATTGTCTCTGCGCACGGCTGGCCCTGCACGACTGCGCGCTACGGCGCGCCCTCCAGCAACGTCCATCTCAGCGACGGGTTCAACTTCTTCGTGTCCTACGACGACGTCGTCGACGAGCATGGCAGGAGGTACCTTTACTTGTTCAACGTCGTCCGCCATGCCTTCTGTCGTGCCGTGTCGGTGATCCGTATCTGTCCTCGCATCCGCGCGGCCAAGGGAGTGAAGCTCGTGCTCTCATACCACCTTGTCAATGAGCAATTGTTCAGCCATGAGCAGAAAATAGAGTTCAAAGTGGCATGCTCAGATCTCTCCGATGGTTTGCCCGATCCTCACAAGAGCTATCAGCTCACTGTCTCCAACTACGTCCTCAGAGACGATGACGACAACATGATATTGCCGTCCTCATAG